ATGAAGGTCGACCAACGACCCGCCGGAGGCGGACTCTTCGATTCGCGCAATCTCGTTTGAAAAGACCCAAAGATGTCCCTTTTGAATGCGTTCATCATGGTGAGATCTTAGTAGACACGGTGATAAATTCGTTCCGAGTTTTTATCATGATGCTTTTTTTAGCTGTGGAATAAACTTGTGTTGAAACTGCTTGCGCAATTGGGGTGCGGTATAACTCCACTGAATAGGTTTTGGATTTTTGTTTCGTTCAGAAAAGTAATGCATAATGAATTTTTCTAAATCCTGTTTATCTTCGGAGTGAGATGAAGTCAAAACCTTTCTTTGAAGCGGAGAAAAGACAATTTCGATTTGATCCAACCAAGAAGCATGAATGGGCAACCAATGGATCTTGACTTCAAAAGGCAGTGTCAGTTTTTGGATCCATGCTTCAATGGATTTGGGAGCATGGGTCGGACCATTATCTAAAATCAGATGGATCACTTTGATTCTTTTACACCAAAGGCTTTCAAAAATCATCGAAAGAAAGGTTTGAAACTCGACAAACCTTTTTCTCTCGAAACAACGAGCGATTGTTTCACCGGTATGAACCAAGAGTCCTGCAAACAAATTCAGAGCGCCTTTGCGTTCGTAACGATCTCCAACTTTTACGACGCTTCCGGGTTTTGCAGCGATCACTCCGCCCGTGAGTTTGCGAGCCTGAATCGAGGTTTTTTCAT
The sequence above is a segment of the Deltaproteobacteria bacterium genome. Coding sequences within it:
- a CDS encoding IS630 family transposase, producing the protein MGRRVFFPSTQRAQVTALACTLPRDSGKPFSRWSSSDLSQAAKERGIVKSISPSTIRLWLRQEKIKPWQTQSWQQPTDPRFLEKATVVLNLYEQAQSLAGRKEIVVCADEKTSIQARKLTGGVIAAKPGSVVKVGDRYERKGALNLFAGLLVHTGETIARCFERKRFVEFQTFLSMIFESLWCKRIKVIHLILDNGPTHAPKSIEAWIQKLTLPFEVKIHWLPIHASWLDQIEIVFSPLQRKVLTSSHSEDKQDLEKFIMHYFSERNKNPKPIQWSYTAPQLRKQFQHKFIPQLKKAS